In Pseudomonas abieticivorans, the genomic window GGTGCCCGCCAGCCTGCTGCACTGGTGCCCGCTGATGCTCGATACCGCCCCGCGCCCGCTCAAGGCCTTTGGCCTGCGCGAGCACTTCCTCAGCATCGGCAACTTCCGCCACGCACCCAACTGGGATGCCGTGCTGTGGCTCAAGAACAGCCTGTGGCCGCTCATCCGCCAGCAGTTGCCCAAGGCCCAGCTACACGTCTATGGCGCCTACACCCCACCCAAGGCCACGGCCTTGAACAACCCAGCCCAGGGCTTTCACGTGCGTGGCTGGGCCGAAGATGCCTTGCAGGTGATGGAGGACGCCCGGGTGGCCCTGGCGCCGCTGCGCTTTGGCGCTGGCATAAAAGGCAAGTTGGCCGATGCAATGCTGTGCGGCACCCCCAGCGTGACCACGGCCATTGGCGCCGAAGGCATGCAAGGCCCATTGCCGTGGCCCGGCAGCGTGGCCAGCGATGCCCAGGCGCTGGCCGATGCGGCCGTGCGCCTGTACCAGGACCAAGCGCTCTGGGAGCAGGCGCAGACGGCCGGAAACACACTATTACAAAGCCGCTACCACGCCGGCACACACGCCAGTGCCTTGGTTGAACGTATTGAAATGCTGCGAAACAGCCTGGAACAGCATCGAACCCACAATTTCACGGGGGCGATGTTGCGCCACCACCATCACAAGAGCACGCAATACATGGCGCAATGGATCGAAGCGAAGAACAAGGCGTTTTGAAAATTGGATCCAAATGAAA contains:
- a CDS encoding glycosyltransferase, with amino-acid sequence MPAPRTQVLVIGYVWPEPRSSAAGSHMMQLLQAFLDQGWAVTFASPARAGEHMADLAALGIEQCAITLNDESFDTFVRALAPHIVLFDRFMMEEQFGWRVEQQCPNALRVLETCDLHSLREARHVLLKAHLRHADQQDDLSELFSLQHPQLFAHMAAADVSQREIAAIYRCDLSLMISDAELQLLNHQFQVPASLLHWCPLMLDTAPRPLKAFGLREHFLSIGNFRHAPNWDAVLWLKNSLWPLIRQQLPKAQLHVYGAYTPPKATALNNPAQGFHVRGWAEDALQVMEDARVALAPLRFGAGIKGKLADAMLCGTPSVTTAIGAEGMQGPLPWPGSVASDAQALADAAVRLYQDQALWEQAQTAGNTLLQSRYHAGTHASALVERIEMLRNSLEQHRTHNFTGAMLRHHHHKSTQYMAQWIEAKNKAF